A single region of the Halictus rubicundus isolate RS-2024b unplaced genomic scaffold, iyHalRubi1_principal scaffold0045, whole genome shotgun sequence genome encodes:
- the LOC143363400 gene encoding uncharacterized protein LOC143363400, which produces MDKPSTSTANETHKVSIKLPPFWTEKPEVWFYQVEAQFEITGITVESTKFNYLVAQLEPKYVENIWDLVSDRTITDKYTAAKERLLSIFKESENKRIKRLVTGIELGDTKPSQLLQRMRTLATDDISDKNLEKLAVMADRITEMSTGTECGATSRNLPPWEEVLQRMSAMEQQIAKLSIDRKSRHISPTPTDYETNSVNNWRQT; this is translated from the exons ATGGATAAGCCATCTACTTCGACCGCAAATGAAACTCACAAGGTGAGCATAAAACTACCGCCATTTTGGACGGAAAAACCGGAGGTATGGTTCTACCAAGTAGAGGCTCAATTTGAAATCACCGGTATAACGGTGGAAAGTACAAAATTCAATTACTTAGTAGCCCAGTTGGAACCAAAgtatgttgaaaatatttgggatCTCGTTTCCGATAGAACCATAACCGACAAATATACAGCAGCAAAGGAAAGGTTATTAAGTATATTCAAAGAAAGCGAAAATAAAAGGATAAAACGGTTAGTTACGGGCATAGAACTTGGAGACACGAAGCCGAGTCAACTATTGCAAAGAATGAGAACCCTGGCGACCGATGATATCTCGGATAAA aatttagaaaaattggCAGTAATGGCGGACAGAATCACGGAAATGAGCACAGGGACAGAGTGTGGTGCAACCAGTAGAAATCTGCCCCCTTGGGAGGAAGTCCTACAACGAATGTCGGCGATGGAACAGCAAATAGCCAAGTTGAGCATAGACCGGAAGTCACGACATATTAGCCCAACACCCACAGATTACGAAACCAACTCTGTTAATAATTGGCGTCAAACATAA
- the LOC143363398 gene encoding uncharacterized protein LOC143363398, which produces MNKFEELRHKQNQTLRSIERALPNFKKLGQAKMTTAITRNRMAVLKEAFNQAQELDARLAAVADPTARTSHPYYTNNLFEEAEENYLEASDFMAEVLKTTTSADAASSKGVSTSPIPMSRPTAHLPRIQLPSFDGSFEAWESFRDRFTSMVIDEPSLANVDRLHFLCSSLKGEASNAIAHLPITDNNFAVAWKLITSRYENKRRLITTHLTTLFSLPKVTCESAPELRNLRDRINASTQALKNLNRPVDQWSDIIVFLGVQNLDRSSRKAWELKFEIASEFPTYAEFDTFLESRSRALEAMAPIQIGAPTETLTVKRPKAKSLATHATAVSTVTCPVCRQNHLVYRCPTFVAQPPSDRYNIIKTQRRCINCISAKHAGAQCPSQHHCKECKQRHHTLLHFPRASEDPRAANPSPAVASETEPTISANLVSDSPTRYGVLLSTAHVQVHSQHGRRTTVRALLDQGSAATLISERIAQLLRLNRTRQLIRVTGIGEAQSVAHSTVRITVSPAMKDRPAYSTTAVFLKTLINYVPPRKRTEFNWSHISDLELADSNPMSSEPIYTANSS; this is translated from the coding sequence ATGAATAAATTCGAGGAGCTGCGTCACAAGCAGAATCAAACTCTGCGATCCATCGAAAGGGCTCTACCAAATTTTAAAAAGCTGGGTCAGGCCAAGATGACTACAGCGATCACGCGGAACCGGATGGCCGTCCTGAAGGAAGCCTTCAACCAGGCGCAAGAGCTCGACGCGAGACTCGCCGCCGTCGCCGACCCAACGGCCCGAACGAGTCATCCCTATTACACAAACAACCTCTTCGAAGAGGCTGAGGAGAACTACCTGGAGGCGTCGGACTTCATGGCAGAGGTACTTAAAACCACCACAAGCGCCGATGCGGCATCCAGCAAAGGAGTAAGTACCTCTCCAATACCAATGTCCAGGCCGACCGCGCATTTACCGCGAATCCAGCTGCCGTCGTTCGACGGGTCGTTCGAGGCTTGGGAAAGCTTTCGCGACCGCTTTACGTCAATGGTTATCGACGAACCCTCTCTAGCCAACGTTGACCGGTTACATTTTTTATGCTCGTCGTTAAAAGGCGAAGCGAGCAACGCGATCGCGCATCTACCGATTACCGACAATAATTTCGCAGTCGCGTGGAAGTTAATTACGTCGCGGTACGAGAATAAGCGCCGCTTGATCACGACGCACCTCACCACGTTATTCTCGCTCCCGAAAGTAACCTGCGAATCCGCGCCGGAATTACGTAATCTACGCGACCGAATCAATGCCTCCACGCAAGCGCTCAAAAATCTAAACCGTCCCGTCGATCAGTGGAGCGACATTATTGTATTCCTCGGCGTTCAAAATTTAGATCGATCGTCGCGGAAAGCGTGGGAGCTCAAATTCGAAATCGCGAGCGAGTTTCCCACGTACGCCGAATTCGACACGTTCCTCGAATCGCGATCGCGAGCGCTCGAAGCAATGGCGCCTATTCAAATTGGCGCTCCAACCGAAACTTTGACCGTTAAACGACCGAAAGCAAAGTCACTCGCGACGCACGCAACCGCTGTTTCGACCGTGACCTGCCCTGTTTGTCGACAGAACCACCTTGTTTACCGGTGCCCGACGTTCGTCGCCCAACCGCCGTCCGATCGCTACAACATCATAAAAACACAACGACGTTGTATTAACTGTATTTCGGCAAAACACGCGGGCGCGCAATGCCCGAGCCAACACCATTGTAAGGAATGCAAGCAGCGGCATCACACGCTCCTGCATTTTCCACGCGCTTCCGAAGATCCGCGCGCCGCCAACCCAAGCCCAGCCGTCGCTTCCGAAACCGAGCCCACGATCAGCGCCAATCTGGTCTCCGACTCGCCAACTCGTTACGGCGTGCTCTTATCAACTGCCCATGTACAGGTCCATTCACAACACGGGCGGCGTACTACCGTCCGAGCGCTCCTGGACCAGGGCTCCGCTGCGACGTTGATTTCGGAGAGGATCGCTCAGTTGCTGCGCCTCAACCGAACGAGGCAACTTATTCGAGTCACCGGTATCGGCGAAGCGCAATCCGTCGCACACTCCACGGTCCGGATCACCGTTTCTCCAGCGATGAAGGATCGACCTGCGTACTCGACGACCGCGGTGTTCTTGAAAACGCTCATTAATTATGTCCCACCTAGAAAACGAACCGAATTTAATTGGTCTCATATTTCAGACCTGGAGCTGGCCGACAGCAACCCCATGAGCTCGGAGCCGATCTATACAGCCAACTCATCGTAG
- the LOC143363399 gene encoding uncharacterized protein LOC143363399: MTASTDTIPILGIAWIPALDRFQVRLYHPTEPTNTKRAVLSALARLFDPLGWIAPVVVTAKLIKQRLWAARCDWDEPIPDKLHLEWRKYLGQLPDLAAIQIPRPIASGPVRSRSLHGIADASSMAYAAAVYIRSVLRDGRVEIVLLEAKSRVAPVKTISVPCLELSATLLLANLVAFVRLSLRCEPCETHCWTDSSIVLTWLSQSPAKWKTFVANRVAKIQTTLPDVYWHHVPTQDNPTDCASRGISPRQLQSHPLWWHGPAWLKETPEVWPIRTFDSTDHTECEARPVSVVSMVSTPDPFDLASRYSSWPKLIRVIAYVQRFIKRLRSPPCGYETTALLPDEVASAKSHWLKRIQADTFPQELRALAAHGTVPKSSPLSSLNPYLDSDGLIRAKGWLSKAQLPETAKEPIILRSHPLLSLLIHHTHLTHLHAGPQLTLACLRHEYWILRARATVRAVLYGCVPCTREKAAIPHHLMGDLPASRTTKTERAFVHTGVDYAGPIQVCTARGRGYKSQKAYIAEFVCLTTKAIHLEVVSDYSSAAFLAAYHRFVSRRGIQRSMASDNGTTFHGANRELTAAYRAATRDTNVQNKFAIDGESWHFLPPAAPHFGGLWEAAVKSVKHHLRRSIGARTLTFEELSTFLCRVEACLNSRPIASTSDCFDDYSVLTSGHFLTGAALVASPEPSVLHLAENPLSRWQLIHPLTENFWKARTNDYLQTLHQRPKWKVKGTLTRVGQIVLLRNANTPPSTWELGRIVACHPGDDGLVRVVSVKTAHGEFKRPTAKICFLPVAINEASNASTST, translated from the exons ATGACTGCCT CCACCGACACGATCCCGATCCTCGGGATCGCGTGGATCCCAGCGCTCGACCGCTTCCAGGTTCGGCTCTATCACCCCACCGAGCCGACCAACACCAAGAGAGCAGTCCTGTCAGCCCTGGCACGTCTCTTCGACCCGCTGGGCTGGATCGCTCCGGTCGTTGTCACGGCCAAGCTGATCAAGCAGCGACTGTGGGCGGCACGGTGCGACTGGGACGAACCTATCCCGGATAAGCTTCACCTCGAGTGGCGAAAGTATCTCGGTCAGCTTCCGGATCTCGCCGCCATCCAGATCCCTCGTCCAATAGCGTCTGGCCCGGTCCGAAGTCGAAGTCTTCACGGCATCGCCGACGCCTCCTCTATGGCCTACGCTGCAGCCGTTTATATCCGCAGCGTGCTTCGGGACGGACGTGTCGAAATTGTCCTCCTCGAGGCGAAGTCACGGGTGGCCCCCGTGAAGACCATCAGTGTGCCTTGCTTGGAGCTGAGTGCCACGCTCCTGCTAGCCAACCTCGTTGCATTCGTACGCCTATCGCTCCGATGCGAACCGTGCGAAACCCACTGTTGGACCGACTCGAGCATAGTCCTCACCTGGCTCAGCCAATCTCCGGCGAAATGGAAAACTTTTGTCGCCAACCGGGTCGCCAAAATTCAGACCACTCTCCCTGACGTGTACTGGCACCACGTCCCCACGCAGGATAATCCCACCGACTGTGCCTCACGAGGCATTTCTCCACGCCAACTCCAGAGTCACCCACTCTGGTGGCATGGGCCAGCATGGCTCAAAGAAACCCCCGAGGTTTGGCCGATCCGCACCTTCGACTCAACCGACCACACCGAATGCGAAGCGCGTCCCGTTTCAGTCGTCAGCATGGTCTCAACCCCTGACCCGTTCGACTTGGCATCGCGCTACTCTTCGTGGCCGAAGTTGATCCGCGTAATCGCGTATGTGCAGCGATTCATTAAAAGGCTGCGGTCACCACCTTGCGGCTACGAAACGACGGCGCTCCTTCCCGACGAGGTCGCCAGCGCAAAAAGCCACTGGCTCAAGCGCATCCAAGCCGACACCTTTCCGCAAGAACTGCGCGCACTCGCCGCTCACGGAACCGTCCCAAAATCGAGTCCGTTATCATCCTTGAACCCGTACCTCGATTCTGACGGGCTCATCCGAGCCAAGGGATGGCTGTCGAAGGCGCAGCTCCCTGAAACCGCAAAAGAACCTATCATCCTCCgctcccatcctctcctatccctccTTATACACCACACCCATCTCACTCACCTTCATGCAGGCCCGCAGCTCACCCTCGCATGCCTCCGACACGAATATTGGATCTTGCGAGCACGCGCAACAGTGCGAGCCGTCTTGTACGGGTGCGTTCCATGCACCCGGGAGAAGGCCGCCATCCCACACCACCTCATGGGGGATCTGCCGGCCTCGCGCACCACTAAAACCGAAAGAGCGTTCGTTCACACAGGCGTCGACTACGCAGGCCCAATCCAAGTTTGCACCGCCCGTGGAAGGGGGTACAAATCACAAAAGGCGTACATAGCCGAATTTGTATGCCTCACCACAAAGGCAATTCACTTGGAAGTGGTTTCCGACTATTCGTCTGCAGCATTTCTTGCCGCTTATCACCGGTTCGTTTCGCGAAGAGGCATACAGCGTTCCATGGCCTCCGACAACGGCACCACCTTCCACGGGGCGAACCGCGAACTAACCGCAGCGTACCGCGCCGCCACCCGCGACACCAATGTCCAAAACAAATTCGCGATCGACGGCGAATCATGGCACTTTCTACCCCCCGCAGCCCCTCATTTCGGAGGACTGTGGGAGGCAGCGGTCAAAAGTGTCAAGCACCACCTTAGACGGAGCATCGGGGCACGTACCCTCACCTTTGAGGAGCTGTCGACCTTCCTCTGTCGCGTCGAGGCTTGCCTCAACTCGCGCCCGATAGCATCGACGTCCGACTGCTTCGACGATTATTCCGTCCTCACATCGGGGCATTTCCTAACCGGTGCCGCTCTCGTCGCAAGTCCGGAACCCAGCGTCCTCCACCTGGCGGAAAACCCGCTGTCCCGATGGCAGCTCATCCACCCCCTTACGGAAAACTTCTGGAAAGCCAGGACGAATGACTACCTGCAGACACTCCACCAGCGTCCCAAATGGAAGGTTAAGGGAACACTTACGAGAGTCGGGCAGATCGTCCTGCTGCGCAACGCCAACACCCCTCCGAGCACGTGGGAACTGGGCCGGATCGTAGCCTGCCATCCGGGCGACGATGGGCTGGTGCGAGTCGTCTCCGTAAAGACAGCCCATGGCGAGTTCAAACGCCCGACCGCGAAAATCTGCTTCCTCCCGGTCGCGATCAACGAGGCGAGCAATGCGTCGACGAGCACGTGA